The Microcebus murinus isolate Inina chromosome 4, M.murinus_Inina_mat1.0, whole genome shotgun sequence genome has a segment encoding these proteins:
- the LOC105864528 gene encoding olfactory receptor 8B3-like, producing the protein MAPGNGSFVAKFILVGLTQQPDLQMPLFFLFLAMYVVTVLGNLGLVTLIGLSSHLHTPMYFFLFNLSFIDLCYSSVFTPKMLLNFTLEKNIISYMGCMTQLYFYCFFVISECYVLMSMAYDCYVAICNPLLYNIVMSPKVCPTLMFGSYLVAFSGAMAHTGCMLRLTFCDANTINHYFCDILPVLQLSCTSTYVNELVVFILVGITIIVASLTIFISYSCILSNILKISSKEGRSKAFSTCSSHIIAVEESYDLCI; encoded by the coding sequence ATGGCTCCTGGAAATGGCTCTTTTGTGGCTAAATTCATTCTGGTGGGATTAACACAGCAGCCAGATCTCCAAATGCCcctgttctttctgtttctagcAATGTATGTGGTCACTGTGTTGGGGAATTTGGGCTTGGTAACTCTAATTGGGCTGAGTTCACACcttcacacccccatgtactttttcctctttaatttgtCCTTCATAGACCTCTGTTATTCTTCTGTGTTTACACCTAAAATGTTGTTGAACTTCACATTAGAGAAGAACATTATATCCTACATGGGGTGTATGACCCAGCTATacttttactgtttttttgtcatttctgaaTGTTATGTGCTGATGTCAATGGCCTATGActgctatgtggccatctgtaaCCCACTTTTGTATAACATTGTCATGTCTCCTAAGGTATGTCCTACCCTTATGTTTGGGTCATACTTGGTGGCCTTCTCTGGTGCCATGGCCCACACTGGATGCATGCTGAGACTGACCTTCTGTGATGCAAACACCATCAACCACTATTTCTGTGACATCCTCCCTGTGCTCCAGCTCTCCTGCACCAGCACCTATGTTAATGAGCTGGTGGTTTTCATTTTGGTAGGCATCACCATCATTGTAGCAAGCCTTACCatctttatttcttatagttgCATCCTTTCCAACATCCTTAAAATTAGCTCCAAGGAGGGCAGGTCCAAAGCCTTTAGCACTTGCAGTTCCCACATAATTGCTGTAGAAGAAAGTTATGATCTGTGCATTTAG
- the LOC105864529 gene encoding olfactory receptor 8B8-like, which yields MAPGNGSFVSEFILAGLTQQPDLQMPLFFLFLAMYVVTVLGNLGLVTLIGLSSHLHTPMYFFLFNLSFIDLCYSSVFTPKMLLNFTLEKNIISYKQCMTQLYFYCFFVISECYVLMSMAYDRYVAICNPLLYNIAMSPKVCCNLMLGSYLMAFSGAMAHTGCMLRLTFCDANTINHYFCDILPVLQLSCTSTYVNELEVFIVAGINIIVPSVTIFISYSCILSNILQISSKEGRSKAFSTCSSHIAAVSFFFGSGAFMYLKPSSAGTMNEGKISSVFYTNVVPMMNPLIYSLRNKDVKFALRKALSRRNKISQCM from the coding sequence ATGGCTCCTGGAAATGGCTCTTTTGTGTCTGAATTCATTCTGGCGGGATTAACACAGCAGCCAGATCTCCAAATGCCcctgttctttctgtttctagcAATGTATGTGGTCACTGTATTGGGGAATTTGGGCTTGGTAACTCTAATTGGGCTGAGTTCACACcttcacacccccatgtactttttcctctttaatttgtCCTTCATAGACCTCTGTTATTCTTCTGTGTTTACACCTAAAATGTTGTTGAACTTCACATTAGAGAAGAACATTATCTCCTACAAGCAGTGTATGACCCAGCTGTacttttactgtttttttgtcatttctgaaTGTTATGTGCTGATGTCAATGGCCTATgatcgctatgtggccatctgtaaCCCACTGTTGTATAACATTGCCATGTCCCCTAAAGTGTGTTGCAACCTTATGCTTGGTTCATACTTGATGGCCTTCTCTGGTGCCATGGCCCACACTGGGTGCATGCTGAGACTGACCTTCTGTGATGCAAACACCATCAACCACTATTTCTGTGACATCCTCCCTGTGCTCCAGCTCTCCTGCACCAGCACCTATGTTAATGAGCTGGAGGTTTTCATTGTGGCTGGCATCAACATCATTGTGCCCAGTGTCACCATCTTTATTTCGTATAGTTGTATCCTTTCCAACATCCTTCAAATTAGCTCCAAGGAAGGGAGGTCCAAAGCCTTCAGCACATGCAGTTCCCATATAgctgctgtttctttcttctttggatcAGGTGCATTTATGTATCTCAAACCATCTTCTGCTGGGACTATGAATGAGGGAAAAATCTCTTCTGTCTTTTACACCAATGTGGTTCCCATGATGAACCCCTTAATTTACAGCTTGAGGAACAAAGATGTTAAATTTGCCCTGAGAAAAGCCCTGAGTAGGAGAAATAAGATCTCTCAGTGCATGTAG